Proteins co-encoded in one Listeria ivanovii subsp. ivanovii genomic window:
- a CDS encoding tetratricopeptide repeat protein has product MILTLLQNGDYETARTKSLLELKTDPENAKLNYFAAWSHDALGKEDEAIPFYEKALQNGLPDEDRKEAYIGLGSTYRITGAPEKAAVLFQKALQEFPNNNALRTFSIMTKFSQGCGQEALEDALILLTETTEDKDIISYKKAIQFYAQDLGATFH; this is encoded by the coding sequence ATGATTCTTACATTACTTCAAAACGGCGACTATGAGACAGCGCGTACAAAATCCCTGCTAGAACTAAAAACAGATCCAGAAAATGCGAAACTAAATTATTTTGCTGCATGGTCGCACGATGCTCTTGGAAAAGAAGACGAAGCCATTCCCTTTTATGAAAAAGCCTTACAAAACGGCCTTCCTGATGAAGATCGTAAAGAAGCTTATATTGGACTTGGTAGCACTTATCGCATCACAGGCGCCCCAGAAAAGGCTGCTGTCCTCTTTCAAAAAGCATTACAAGAATTCCCTAATAACAACGCGCTACGAACTTTTTCAATCATGACCAAGTTTAGCCAGGGATGCGGTCAAGAAGCTTTAGAAGACGCCTTAATTTTACTCACAGAAACAACGGAAGACAAAGATATTATAAGCTACAAAAAAGCCATTCAATTTTATGCACAAGATTTAGGTGCAACATTTCATTAA
- a CDS encoding GTP pyrophosphokinase family protein, whose product MNHWEDFLAPYKQAVEELKIKLKGMRSQFELENNHSPIEFVTGRVKPVASILDKANQKSIALDHLVEEMQDIAGLRMMCQFVDDIEVVVRLLRQRNDFRIVEERDYITNKKPSGYRSYHVVIEYPVETIQGEKKILAEIQIRTLAMNFWATIEHSVNYKYQGEFPEAINTRLKRAAEAAFQLDEEMSQIREEVQEAQVYFSQNKDVAKDKKSAHQVMPKKDK is encoded by the coding sequence TTGAACCATTGGGAAGATTTTTTAGCACCGTATAAACAAGCTGTCGAAGAACTTAAAATTAAACTTAAAGGAATGCGTTCACAATTTGAGCTTGAAAATAATCACTCGCCAATTGAATTTGTTACTGGACGAGTGAAGCCTGTTGCGAGCATATTAGACAAAGCAAATCAAAAAAGTATTGCACTAGATCATTTAGTAGAAGAAATGCAAGATATTGCTGGACTCCGGATGATGTGCCAATTTGTGGATGACATTGAAGTAGTAGTTCGCCTTTTACGGCAACGAAATGATTTTCGGATTGTCGAAGAACGCGATTATATTACCAATAAGAAACCCAGTGGATATCGGTCATATCATGTGGTAATTGAATATCCAGTAGAAACGATTCAAGGCGAAAAGAAAATTCTAGCAGAAATCCAAATTAGGACACTGGCAATGAATTTTTGGGCAACAATTGAACATTCGGTAAACTATAAATATCAAGGTGAATTTCCAGAAGCAATCAACACTAGATTAAAACGCGCTGCTGAAGCGGCTTTTCAACTAGATGAGGAAATGTCCCAAATTAGAGAAGAAGTGCAAGAAGCGCAAGTCTATTTTTCACAAAATAAAGATGTAGCAAAGGATAAAAAATCAGCACATCAAGTAATGCCAAAGAAAGATAAGTAA
- a CDS encoding NAD kinase produces the protein MKYMITSKGDEKSDLLRLNMIAGFGEHNMEYDEDEPEIVISIGGDGTFLSAFHQYEERLDEIAFIGIHTGHLGFYADWRPAEAEKLVKLLAKGEYQKVSYPLLKTTVKYGIGKKEAEYLALNESTVKSSGGPFVVDVVMNDIHFERFRGDGLCMSTPSGTTAYNKSLGGALMHPSIEAMQLTEMASINNRVYRTIGSPLVFPKHHIVSLQPVNDKDFQISVDHLSILHRDVQEIRYEVSAKKIHFARFRSFPFWRRVHDSFIED, from the coding sequence ATGAAATATATGATTACTTCCAAAGGAGACGAAAAGTCTGACCTACTTAGATTAAATATGATTGCAGGTTTTGGGGAACACAATATGGAATATGATGAAGATGAGCCTGAAATTGTTATTTCTATTGGGGGAGATGGGACCTTTTTATCGGCCTTTCATCAGTATGAAGAAAGACTAGATGAAATTGCATTTATTGGAATTCATACGGGGCATCTTGGTTTTTATGCAGATTGGCGTCCAGCTGAAGCGGAAAAGCTAGTTAAACTTTTAGCAAAAGGTGAATATCAGAAAGTATCTTATCCGCTTCTAAAAACCACGGTGAAGTACGGTATTGGTAAAAAAGAAGCTGAATACTTAGCGCTGAATGAATCAACTGTAAAGAGTTCTGGTGGACCATTTGTCGTTGATGTCGTTATGAATGATATCCATTTTGAACGTTTTCGTGGAGATGGGCTTTGTATGTCGACACCAAGCGGAACAACAGCTTACAATAAGTCACTAGGTGGTGCTTTGATGCATCCGTCTATTGAAGCGATGCAACTTACGGAAATGGCTTCTATTAATAATCGTGTTTATCGCACAATTGGAAGCCCGCTTGTTTTTCCAAAGCATCATATTGTTAGTCTGCAGCCAGTAAACGATAAAGATTTCCAGATTTCTGTGGATCATTTAAGTATCTTACATCGGGATGTACAAGAAATTCGTTATGAAGTATCGGCGAAAAAAATTCATTTTGCAAGGTTTAGATCATTTCCGTTTTGGCGCCGTGTACATGATTCATTTATTGAAGATTAA
- a CDS encoding RluA family pseudouridine synthase, with translation MFLKWQVEEKDNGLLLRTFLRNKHISKQLLTAVKFSDDGKIEVNGTEQNVLYQVKVGDEVCLTFPREQQNERLLAEYTALEIIFEDEFLLIINKPAGMASIPSQYHPSGSVANFVKGHYEKQGLTSAIHIVTRLDRETSGLMLIAKNRFAHARLSTFLQQGLLKRSYQAFTSGALNNRSGSIEAPIGRKTVSIMERFVTPEGKYAKTNYEVLKRYEAFDHVAIQLETGRTHQIRVHFSYIGHPLIGDDMYGGETTLLRRQALHSCHLHLIHPLTEEYLTFDLPLPKDMEEIIPKSK, from the coding sequence GTGTTTTTAAAATGGCAAGTAGAAGAGAAAGATAATGGCTTACTTCTTAGGACTTTTCTTAGAAATAAGCATATTTCCAAACAATTATTAACGGCAGTGAAGTTTAGCGATGATGGTAAAATCGAAGTAAATGGAACAGAACAAAATGTCCTTTATCAAGTGAAAGTAGGCGATGAAGTGTGCCTTACTTTTCCAAGAGAACAACAAAATGAGCGTTTACTAGCAGAATATACAGCGTTAGAAATTATTTTTGAAGATGAATTTTTGCTAATTATTAATAAACCTGCTGGGATGGCATCTATTCCATCTCAGTACCATCCGAGCGGTTCTGTAGCAAATTTTGTTAAAGGGCATTATGAGAAACAAGGATTAACAAGTGCCATTCATATTGTGACGAGGCTTGACAGAGAAACGTCGGGTTTGATGTTAATTGCTAAAAATCGCTTTGCTCATGCAAGACTGAGTACTTTTTTGCAACAAGGTTTACTAAAAAGGAGTTATCAGGCATTTACGTCAGGAGCTTTAAATAATCGAAGCGGCTCCATTGAAGCGCCTATTGGACGTAAAACAGTGAGTATTATGGAGCGTTTTGTTACACCAGAAGGAAAGTATGCTAAAACGAATTATGAAGTACTCAAGCGCTACGAGGCGTTCGATCATGTGGCGATTCAACTTGAGACTGGAAGGACACACCAGATTCGGGTTCATTTTTCGTATATTGGTCATCCGCTGATTGGTGATGATATGTATGGTGGTGAGACAACCTTGTTAAGAAGACAAGCGTTGCATTCTTGTCATCTACATTTAATTCATCCACTTACAGAAGAATACCTGACATTTGATTTACCGTTACCTAAAGACATGGAAGAGATTATTCCAAAATCGAAGTAA